The DNA window GCTGGATTGGCCTTGAAGCGTGCCAACTGCCAATCGCCGACTGCTTCAAAGAAGAACCCCACACTCCACAGCAGGCAGCCCAGCGCGTCAACGATGGTGATTCTATTTGGCATTGGGGAGATCATCGCCCCGAGCAGCGGCGCGGAGATAACCCACATCAACACCCCTTGGAGCAGGAATACCTTGAAGAAACTGAACCACCACCATTTACGCCCCGCCTCGCCGCGCCAGGCCTGATAGCGGAAATCTTCCCCATGTCCCCGGTTTCGCATCAAGATGTGCAAAGAGAGACGCAATCCCCACACCGTAACCAGCACAACGGCCAGTAGTTTACGGGTGGCAAAGCCCTCCGGTGTGAGAGCGAAATAGGCCCAGGCGGTGATGGTGAAGCCGGTTCCCCAAAATATATCGACAATGCTGGAATCTTTCAATACCAGACTGAGCAGCCAGAGGGCGACCATCATTCCAAGAATAAGCAACCCGGCGATAACGAACGTGGAAAGAAACATATTTTCTCCTTGAATATATGGACAAAATCTTTGCCTACAGGACGATAATACCAACCATCTTCCATGACGTCAATAATAAATTGTCAAAATATTGGCAATATATTGACAAATAGGATGACGCATGTTAATATTATTCAATCACGATGATTAAAGTGTTTTCGACAGGATGATAGTCCGATGACAAGAATAAACGAAACCCCCTCTTTTAATCTCGGTGTTGTTACTCAGGAAACTGGTATTCATCCAGATACATTGCGTGCCTGGGAACGACGTTATGGCTTGCCGAATCCAGCTCGGACAGAAGGCCGGCATCGCTTGTATTCACAGCGCGATATTGATACGCTCCGCTGGCTGCTGGCGCGCCAGGACGAGGGTATGAGCATCAGCAAAGCTGTCAAATTATGGCAAACACTCATGGAGCAGGGGAGCGATCCTTTGGAAGACACCACAAAGGCAACTTCTCTGCCCCCCAAATTGGCGGGTGTTGAACTGCCCACAGAGG is part of the Chloroflexota bacterium genome and encodes:
- a CDS encoding DUF1295 domain-containing protein, with the translated sequence MVALWLLSLVLKDSSIVDIFWGTGFTITAWAYFALTPEGFATRKLLAVVLVTVWGLRLSLHILMRNRGHGEDFRYQAWRGEAGRKWWWFSFFKVFLLQGVLMWVISAPLLGAMISPMPNRITIVDALGCLLWSVGFFFEAVGDWQLARFKANPANKGKLLTSGVWRYTRHPNYFGDAAQWWGFYLLAVTSLPGALTIFSPILMTFLLVKVSGVAMLEKSLKSAKTDYDEYAAHTNAFIPWLPKSPRMNTDRPR